CTTACTTTCTACATCCACCGAATCTTTAATCCCAATAATAAAACCTTGCAATTTCCTTGGCCCAAACGGAACTACTACACGCATTCCTGTCTGTACAATATCTTCCCATTTTTTAGGGATAATGTAATCAAATGGTCGATCTGTCTGACGGGCAGGTACATCAACAATTACACTTGCAAATTTCATAAACGATCATCTTCTAACATCATTTCAATTTGCTTCAATATTTCACGAGCTACCTCTTTTTTCATTAAAAGTGGCAACTCAATAACTTTTCCATCTTTTCTATACATTGTTACAATATTCGTATCCGTGCCAAATCCTGCTCCTTGTGCTTTTACATCATTCGCGACAATCATATCTGCATTCTTCTCACGTAATTTTTTCGTTGCATATTCCTCTACATTTGTCGTTTCAGCAGCAAAACCGATAAGTAACTGTTTATTCTTTTTCTGACCTAACGTTTTTAAAATATCCACCGTTCTTTCGAGTTCAATGACAGCATCACCATTTTGCTTTTTCATTTTATTATCATGAACATATTTCGGCCGATAATCTGCAACTGCTGCTGTTTTAATGACAACGTCTACGTTTTGATAATGTTGAAGAACTGCTTCTAACATATCTTGTGCAGATTCCACTTGCACTGTCGTTACATGTAACGGTGGATTTAATGCTGTCGGTCCTGAAATGAGTATAACATCAGCGCCTAAATTCGCTGCCACTTCCGCAATCGCATACCCCATTTTTCCAGAAGAAAAATTCGTCATAAAGCGAACTGGATCAACCTTTTCACGTGTCGG
This genomic interval from Bacillus thuringiensis contains the following:
- the coaBC gene encoding bifunctional phosphopantothenoylcysteine decarboxylase/phosphopantothenate--cysteine ligase CoaBC: MLKGKKILLCVTGGIAVFKAAALTSKLTQSGAIVKVMMSESAMKFVTPLTFQALSRHDVYTDTFDEKDSAVIAHIDLADWADVVLVAPATANCIGKLASGIADDMITTTLLATTAPVWIAPAMNVHMYENKIVQKNMMTLKTLGYTFIEPGEGFLACGYVAKGRLEEPEAIIARLEEAFSEHKPLQGKRILITAGPTREKVDPVRFMTNFSSGKMGYAIAEVAANLGADVILISGPTALNPPLHVTTVQVESAQDMLEAVLQHYQNVDVVIKTAAVADYRPKYVHDNKMKKQNGDAVIELERTVDILKTLGQKKNKQLLIGFAAETTNVEEYATKKLREKNADMIVANDVKAQGAGFGTDTNIVTMYRKDGKVIELPLLMKKEVAREILKQIEMMLEDDRL